The DNA segment GATGATGCGCCATTTTCCAATGCTCGCTTGTGTCTTCGCCATGATGGCGGCCCGCTTCGCGGAAGCGAAACTGACCCCGGAACAGATCGCGGCTCTGCCGCAGCCTGCCGGGCGCCCTGTCAACTTCAGCAAAGACATCAAACCCATCTTTGAGGCGAGTTGCATCAAATGTCACGGACGCGGGAAGAGCAAAGGCGATTTCCGCCTGGACACGCGCGAAACGCTCCTGAGCGGCGGCCAGTCCGGACCGGCGGTGGTTTCAGGCAAAAGCGCCGAAAGTTACCTGATCGAGCTGGTCTCCGGCCTGGACCCGGACAATGTGATGCCTCAGAAAGGCTCGAAGCTGACGCGCGAGCAGGTCGGCCTGTTGCGCGCCTGGATCGACCAGGGATTGTCCTGGGACGAAGGCGTCAGTTTCGGGAGAATGCCTCCGATCAATCTGCATCCGCGCAAACCCGAATTGCCCGCGATTTCTGCGCGAGCGGCGCGGACCAGGAATCCGATTGACCTGATCTTGCTCCCGTATTTTGCCGCTCAGAAATTCGCGCCGGACAAACCGGTCAGCGACGCGGTCTTCGCCCGCCGCGTTTATCTGGACGTGCTGGGGCTGCTCCCACCTCGCGAGGAACTGGAGGATTTCGTGGCCGACCGGTCACGCGACAAACGGCAGCGCCTGGTTAAGCGACTGTTGGCCGACGATCCGCGTTATGCCGAACACTGGCTGTCTTTCTGGAACGACGTTTTGCGCAACGACTACAAGGGCACGGGCTACATCGACAATGGCCGAAAGCAGATCACCGGCTGGCTTTACGCGGCGCTGGCGAAGAACATGCCCTACGACCGGTTCGTGGCCGAGTTGATCAACCCGACGCCGGAATCGGAAGGCTTCGTCAACGGCATCGTCTGGCGCGGTGTCGTCAACGCCAGCCAGACGCCCCAGATGCAAGCCGCGCAAAACATTTCCCAGGTGTTCATGGGCGTCAATCTGAAGTGCGCCTCCTGCCACGACAGCTTCATCAACGATTGGGCTTTGGCCGACGCCTACGGACTGGCCAGCATTTATGCCACGAACGAACTGGAGATGATCCAGTGCGACAAACCGACCGGGAAAAGGGCGGGTATGAAATTCCTTTATCCGGAGCTTGGCGCTCTCGATCCTCAAGCGCCCAAATCCGAACGCCTCAAACGCCTCGCCGAGATCATCACTCAAAAACAAAACGGCCGGCTGTCGCGAACCATCGTCAATCGCCTCTGGGCAAAATTCACGGGCCGGGGACTGGTGGAGCCGGTCGATGACATGGAAAGCCCGGCGTGGAATCCGGACCTGCTCGATTGGCTGGCGGAGGATTTGGTCGAGAACGGCTACAATCTGAAGCACACCATGGAGCGCATCCTGACTTCGGACGCATACCAAATGCCCGCGGTTCCCGTGTCAGAACAAAAGTCCAAGGACTTCGTCTTCCGTGGGCCATTCGTGCGTCGCATGTCCGCCGAGCAATACGTGGATGCGCTGGCTTCGGTCACAGGGCACTGGTTTACGCTGCCGGCAGCGCGGTCAGATTTCGCGGCTCGCCAACCGAATGGTCCATTGACTCCCAAATGGATTTGGAACGAGGCGCACGCGGCGGATAAAGCCGAGCCGCGCACCGTGTATTTCCGAAGAACGATCGAGTTGTCCGAAAAGCCCGCCGCCGCCGCCATCGTCGTGGCTTGCGATAATAGTTTCCGGCTTTATATCAACGGAAAAGACGCCGGCTCCGGAAGGGATCACACCAAACCCAACCTCATCGATATTCGCCCGCACCTGGAGAAAGGCCGCAACGTGATCGGTATCGCGGCGACGAACGACAAATCGGCGCCCGACAACAAAGAAGCGGATCAATCGAACCCGGCCGGTCTTTTGGTTTCTGCGTATGTCCGAGCGGAGCGCACGGTGAACGAGATCCCGGTGGAGAGTGTGATGGACTTCGCCAGCGACGCCTCCTGGGTTTGGTCCACGGAAAGAACCGACGGCTGGCAGAAGGGAGATTTTGCCGCCGAAGGCTGGCAGCCGGCGATCGAATTGGGGGAACCGGATAGGACGCCTTGGAAGATCGGGAAAACCTTCTCCGAACTGGTTTCCGCCGCCAGACTTTACGGGCACGCCCGCGCCTCGCTGGTCAACGCCGACCCGCTGATGGTCGCTCTGGGCCGGCCGAACCGCGAGCAAGTCATCACGACCCGCTCCTCCGTGGCCACGACACTGCAAGCATTGGAATTGACCAACGGTCCGACCCTGGCTGACCGGCTTAAACAGGGCG comes from the Verrucomicrobiota bacterium genome and includes:
- a CDS encoding DUF1553 domain-containing protein, encoding MMRHFPMLACVFAMMAARFAEAKLTPEQIAALPQPAGRPVNFSKDIKPIFEASCIKCHGRGKSKGDFRLDTRETLLSGGQSGPAVVSGKSAESYLIELVSGLDPDNVMPQKGSKLTREQVGLLRAWIDQGLSWDEGVSFGRMPPINLHPRKPELPAISARAARTRNPIDLILLPYFAAQKFAPDKPVSDAVFARRVYLDVLGLLPPREELEDFVADRSRDKRQRLVKRLLADDPRYAEHWLSFWNDVLRNDYKGTGYIDNGRKQITGWLYAALAKNMPYDRFVAELINPTPESEGFVNGIVWRGVVNASQTPQMQAAQNISQVFMGVNLKCASCHDSFINDWALADAYGLASIYATNELEMIQCDKPTGKRAGMKFLYPELGALDPQAPKSERLKRLAEIITQKQNGRLSRTIVNRLWAKFTGRGLVEPVDDMESPAWNPDLLDWLAEDLVENGYNLKHTMERILTSDAYQMPAVPVSEQKSKDFVFRGPFVRRMSAEQYVDALASVTGHWFTLPAARSDFAARQPNGPLTPKWIWNEAHAADKAEPRTVYFRRTIELSEKPAAAAIVVACDNSFRLYINGKDAGSGRDHTKPNLIDIRPHLEKGRNVIGIAATNDKSAPDNKEADQSNPAGLLVSAYVRAERTVNEIPVESVMDFASDASWVWSTERTDGWQKGDFAAEGWQPAIELGEPDRTPWKIGKTFSELVSAARLYGHARASLVNADPLMVALGRPNREQVITTRSSVATTLQALELTNGPTLADRLKQGAEKLLQEGWRSANELVIRVYERVLSRKPTAEELRLAQVLVGTPARKEGVEDLLWAMTMLPEFQLIY